One Nitrosomonas sp. PY1 DNA window includes the following coding sequences:
- the aroF gene encoding 3-deoxy-7-phosphoheptulonate synthase: protein MIIVMKKTATEEQIDSVTEKIKAAGHDTNISRGTNRIVIGAIGDESKLTPEMFDPMPGVEFSMHIVKQYKIVSRESHTTNSIIDIRGIPIGGKQIQVIAGPCSVETQAQMDLAAQQVVASGCRLMRGGAFKPRTSPYTFQGTGVDGLKIFRTAADKYHLPIVTELMDVRMLDTFLEQDVDLIQIGTRNMQNFDLLKEVGRINKPVILKRGLSATIAEWLMAAEYIAAGGNHQIIFCERGIRTFETAYRNVLDITCIPVLKRETHLPVIIDPSHAGGKSWMVPALARAAIAAGADGLLIEMHPNPCEAWCDSDQALSPQELNQLMESLNDIARAIGRSI, encoded by the coding sequence ATGATAATTGTAATGAAAAAAACGGCTACCGAAGAGCAGATCGATTCAGTAACCGAAAAAATCAAAGCTGCCGGACACGACACTAATATTTCGCGCGGTACTAATCGAATTGTAATTGGCGCCATTGGCGACGAAAGTAAGCTTACTCCGGAAATGTTTGACCCCATGCCTGGCGTAGAATTTTCGATGCACATCGTCAAGCAATACAAAATTGTCTCCAGAGAATCTCACACGACCAACTCCATCATCGATATACGAGGGATTCCAATCGGCGGCAAGCAAATTCAAGTAATTGCCGGTCCCTGTTCAGTTGAAACTCAAGCACAAATGGATTTGGCGGCGCAACAAGTCGTTGCATCAGGATGCCGCTTGATGCGTGGCGGCGCCTTTAAACCACGTACGAGTCCCTATACTTTTCAGGGCACCGGCGTCGATGGATTAAAAATATTCCGTACAGCAGCTGACAAATATCATTTACCGATTGTCACTGAACTAATGGATGTCCGCATGCTAGATACTTTTCTTGAGCAAGATGTTGATCTGATTCAAATCGGCACGCGTAATATGCAAAATTTTGATCTTCTGAAAGAAGTTGGGCGTATTAATAAGCCCGTCATTCTCAAACGTGGTTTATCTGCAACTATCGCTGAATGGTTAATGGCTGCAGAATATATTGCTGCGGGTGGGAATCATCAAATTATTTTTTGCGAACGTGGTATCCGCACCTTCGAAACAGCTTATCGCAATGTCTTGGACATCACATGCATACCCGTTCTAAAACGAGAAACTCATCTCCCGGTTATCATCGATCCATCACATGCGGGTGGAAAATCATGGATGGTTCCTGCACTAGCACGTGCAGCGATTGCGGCAGGCGCTGATGGTTTATTGATAGAAATGCACCCCAACCCTTGTGAGGCCTGGTGCGATTCGGATCAAGCCTTGAGCCCACAAGAACTCAATCAACTGATGGAATCGCTGAACGATATTGCGCGAGCTATTGGCCGCAGTATATAA
- the pheA gene encoding prephenate dehydratase gives MLKILKPLRDQIDTIDAELLGLLNQRAELAHKIGEIKRDSNNNIAYRPEREAQILTHIQQQNPGPLSNAHIQQLFIEIMSACRALEKSIRVAYLGPSGTFSEDAVLKRFGNAVTLIACDSIDEVFRAVELDSADYGVVPVENSTEGAVGRTMDLLLQTPQHICGEIQLPIHQSIMSRSADLAQIKRIYSHPQSLAQCQHWLKSNLPQLPTSAFIHANSNAEAARLAANDKLSAAVGSKRAAGLFGLTICAENIEDDPKNTTRFLIIGNQWVDPSGKDKTSLALSTHNQSGAIYRILEPLARYNVSMSRLESRPLPTGLWSYAFFIDLEGHQRDNNVAAALSEIREKASFLKVLGSYPSS, from the coding sequence ATGCTTAAAATTCTTAAACCGCTGCGAGATCAAATTGATACGATCGATGCAGAATTACTCGGATTACTTAACCAGCGCGCTGAACTGGCACACAAGATTGGTGAAATCAAACGGGATAGTAACAACAATATCGCGTACCGCCCCGAACGTGAAGCTCAAATACTGACACATATTCAGCAACAGAACCCTGGTCCATTAAGCAACGCGCACATCCAGCAACTCTTCATTGAAATCATGTCGGCGTGTCGCGCTTTAGAAAAATCGATACGGGTCGCCTACCTCGGTCCAAGTGGAACTTTCTCAGAAGATGCTGTACTTAAACGATTTGGTAATGCAGTTACCTTGATAGCCTGTGATTCCATTGATGAAGTATTTCGCGCAGTCGAGCTTGATAGTGCGGATTATGGTGTCGTCCCGGTTGAAAACTCCACTGAAGGTGCGGTCGGTAGAACGATGGATTTACTGCTACAAACCCCCCAGCATATTTGCGGTGAGATTCAATTGCCTATACATCAATCGATAATGTCACGATCTGCTGATTTAGCGCAAATTAAAAGAATTTACTCACACCCACAGTCATTGGCACAATGCCAGCACTGGTTGAAATCAAATTTACCACAGCTCCCCACTTCGGCTTTCATACACGCCAACAGCAATGCGGAAGCAGCTCGTCTCGCGGCAAACGATAAGCTTTCCGCGGCAGTCGGCAGTAAAAGGGCCGCAGGCTTGTTCGGATTAACTATCTGCGCAGAAAATATTGAAGATGATCCCAAAAACACTACACGCTTCTTGATCATTGGCAATCAATGGGTTGATCCATCTGGTAAGGATAAGACTTCATTAGCATTGTCCACACATAACCAATCAGGTGCCATTTATCGAATATTGGAGCCACTCGCCCGATACAATGTTAGTATGAGTCGCTTGGAATCACGGCCATTGCCCACAGGTTTGTGGAGTTATGCATTTTTTATCGACTTAGAAGGACATCAACGCGACAACAATGTAGCGGCCGCGCTTTCCGAAATACGAGAAAAAGCATCTTTCCTGAAAGTACTAGGATCATATCCATCCTCTTAG
- the hisC gene encoding histidinol-phosphate transaminase, with protein MNLCDFVPENIRLIQPYQPGKPISELAREIGLEASTIIKLASNENPLGVSPLALDAMISAMQNVALYPDGSGFELKAALSSHYDIKSEQIILGNGSNDVLDLVARIFLKPGASAVYSQHAFAVYPLVIQITGAHGIQVPARDYGHDLPAMLDAIKPETRMVFIANPNNPTGTISNNDDLYRFIGRVSRDVLIILDEAYYEYLPEINRANSIQWLKEFPNLIVTRTFSKIYGLAGARVGFAIAHPDVADLMNRVRQPFNVSSVGLAGALAALNDSEFVQKSYALNRAGMLQLTDGFRKLNIEFIPSVGNFISFRIEGNATNIPKVYQSLLHQGIIIRPLGIYEMPHHLRVTIGLASENERFLHALEYALGELV; from the coding sequence ATGAATCTTTGTGACTTCGTTCCAGAAAATATTCGGCTAATTCAACCTTACCAACCAGGCAAACCAATCTCCGAGCTAGCACGGGAAATTGGGTTGGAAGCAAGCACAATTATTAAGCTTGCTTCCAACGAGAATCCACTAGGCGTTAGCCCATTAGCGTTAGATGCCATGATTAGTGCCATGCAAAATGTCGCCTTGTATCCCGATGGCAGTGGTTTCGAGCTAAAAGCTGCTTTATCATCCCATTACGATATTAAGTCTGAGCAAATCATTCTCGGCAATGGCTCCAATGACGTATTAGATTTAGTTGCACGCATATTTCTTAAACCCGGGGCATCGGCAGTTTACTCTCAGCATGCTTTTGCAGTATACCCCTTGGTAATACAAATTACCGGCGCGCACGGCATTCAAGTCCCCGCACGAGACTATGGTCACGATCTGCCCGCCATGCTGGATGCAATCAAACCAGAGACGCGCATGGTATTTATCGCCAACCCCAATAACCCAACAGGCACAATATCTAATAACGATGATTTATATCGCTTCATTGGACGAGTATCACGAGACGTATTGATTATCCTCGATGAAGCTTATTATGAATATTTACCAGAAATCAACAGAGCCAACAGCATTCAATGGTTGAAAGAATTTCCGAATTTAATTGTAACGCGGACTTTTTCAAAAATTTATGGTTTAGCGGGTGCACGTGTCGGCTTTGCCATTGCTCACCCCGACGTCGCTGATTTGATGAATCGCGTAAGGCAACCATTCAACGTAAGCAGCGTTGGTTTAGCCGGCGCCTTAGCAGCGCTGAATGATAGTGAATTTGTTCAAAAATCCTACGCATTGAATCGCGCAGGAATGTTGCAACTCACAGACGGTTTTCGTAAGCTCAATATCGAATTTATACCTTCTGTTGGTAATTTCATTAGCTTTCGTATCGAAGGTAATGCTACCAATATACCCAAGGTGTATCAGAGTCTGTTGCACCAAGGCATCATTATCCGTCCACTCGGTATTTATGAAATGCCTCATCATTTAAGAGTGACAATCGGCTTAGCTTCAGAAAACGAACGCTTTTTACATGCACTCGAATACGCTTTAGGAGAGCTAGTATGA
- a CDS encoding prephenate dehydrogenase/arogenate dehydrogenase family protein produces the protein MKNQTTPHIKKLVIIGVGLIGGSFALALRQAGMVQHITGIGRNPENMQRALEQRVIDEISDNYATALIDADLLFLAMPVGQTELIMARISPHLEPNTIITDAGSTKQDVIISALKHLTIHNIANFIPGHPIAGTEQSGVTAAQVNLFKDKHVVLTPLEQTNPEALEIVCQLWQACGAKISTMHADEHDQILAITSHLPHVLAFTMMHYLHHSTNDPSNLLRFAGSGFRDFTRIAGSSPEMWRDICLANRDELLKQIKTYNTELKAVQALLEQKDQTGLEQVFQQAQTIRQNWYN, from the coding sequence ATGAAAAACCAAACCACCCCGCACATTAAGAAACTTGTCATCATCGGTGTAGGTTTGATCGGCGGATCATTTGCACTCGCATTGCGCCAAGCTGGCATGGTCCAACATATCACAGGTATCGGTCGCAATCCAGAAAACATGCAGCGTGCCTTGGAGCAGCGCGTGATCGACGAAATTTCCGATAATTACGCTACAGCGCTCATTGACGCAGACTTGCTGTTTCTCGCTATGCCGGTTGGACAAACCGAACTGATCATGGCACGGATTTCACCTCACTTGGAGCCAAACACGATCATCACGGATGCTGGAAGTACCAAACAAGATGTTATTATATCCGCTCTAAAGCATCTTACAATCCACAATATCGCCAATTTTATTCCAGGCCATCCTATTGCAGGTACAGAACAAAGCGGTGTAACTGCAGCACAAGTTAATTTATTTAAAGATAAACATGTTGTTCTAACGCCTCTTGAACAAACCAACCCAGAAGCACTCGAAATAGTCTGCCAATTATGGCAGGCATGCGGTGCAAAAATTTCAACCATGCATGCTGATGAACATGACCAAATACTGGCCATCACCAGTCATTTGCCACACGTATTGGCGTTCACTATGATGCATTATTTGCATCATAGTACCAATGACCCCAGCAATCTGCTTCGTTTTGCAGGTAGTGGGTTTCGAGACTTTACTCGTATCGCTGGTAGCTCCCCAGAAATGTGGCGTGACATTTGCTTGGCAAACCGCGACGAACTCCTTAAACAGATAAAAACTTACAATACAGAACTAAAAGCTGTGCAGGCATTACTAGAACAAAAAGACCAAACGGGTTTAGAACAAGTATTTCAACAAGCCCAAACAATTCGGCAAAATTGGTACAACTGA